One genomic region from Gossypium hirsutum isolate 1008001.06 chromosome D13, Gossypium_hirsutum_v2.1, whole genome shotgun sequence encodes:
- the LOC121225256 gene encoding probable 2-oxoglutarate-dependent dioxygenase AOP1, whose translation MKELVKDPVERKQKNASPLPYHGWVGPCEQVSLLYVGFGVRDASNYDSVKNFAQLMWPDGHPQFSDTIHTLATQMEELNNLVWLTLIDSYGLEEESLKMIYKTLVRMMKYMSPPPGEYKSGLHSHTNKPVSTLICEDQISGLEVEVNDNQWIMLSNLSPSSFIFVVGDPLKAWSNGRLKSVNHRVMMSGDKDRYSIAAFVIPNEGIIIKTPKEFIYDQHPRLFMDFDFMDFFHFAFSDLEKLIDSGE comes from the exons ATGAAAGAACTGGTTAAGGACCCAGTGGAGAGGAAACAAAAGAACGCTAGTCCTTTGCCTTACCATGGTTGGGTTGGACCATGCGAGCAGGTTTCTTTATTGTATGTAGGCTTTGGAGTTAGAGATGCCTCCAACTATGACTCTGTAAAAAATTTTGCTCAATTGATGTGGCCTGATGGTCACCCACAATTTTC CGACACTATACACACCTTAGCGACACAAATGGAGGAACTGAACAATTTAGTTTGGTTGACGCTAATTGATAGTTATGGATTAGAGGAGGAGTCACTGAAGATGATCTACAAAACGTTGGTGCGGATGATGAAATATATGTCCCCTCCACCGGGAGAGTATAAGAGTGGACTCCATTCTCATACTAATAAACCAGTCAGCACACTCATTTGTGAGGATCAAATTTCAGGGTTGGAAGTTGAGGTCAATGACAACCAATGGATCATGTTATCAAATTTATCTCCATCTTCTTTTATCTTTGTGGTAGGAGATCCTCTCaag gCATGGAGTAATGGGAGATTGAAATCAGTGAATCACAGAGTGATGATGAGTGGAGACAAAGATCGATATTCTATAGCAGCCTTCGTCATTCCAAATGAGGGTATTATAATCAAGACACCCAAAGAGTTTATATATGACCAACATCCTAGGCTTTTCATGGACTTTGATTTCATGGATTTCTTCCATTTTGCCTTTTCTGACCTAGAAAAGCTCATTGACTCCGGTGAGTAG